The sequence CGTGGAGGTGGAGATCTCCTCCCCCGGCTACAAGACCGAGAAGCGCGTCGTCCTGCTGGAGCCCGGCAAGCCCACCACCCTGCGCGGGAGCCTGGCCCCCGAATGAGCCGTGGCCCGCTGCTTCTCGTCGCCCTCCTCGTGGCCCTGCTGGGCCCCGCGTCCGCGCGCGCCCAGGTCCCCAACGGCGCGGATCCGGAGGTCGCGGCCCTGCGCTCGTCCTTCGAGTACGGCAAGTACGCCGAGGTGCTGGAGCGCGCCGGCCAGCGCATCGACCGCGGCGACCTGCCCGAGGACGACCTGGTGGAGCTGCATAAGCTGGCGGGCCTGTCCGCCTTCAACCTCAACAAGACCGACGAGGCCGAACGCCACCTGCGCGCCGTGCTCCGGCTGGACCCCGACTTCAGCCTGGACCCCTTCGTCGTCCCGCCCCCGGCCGTCGCCTACTTCGAGGACCTGAAGAACCAGATGTCCGGCGAGCGCGAGTTCCTCCGCCAGGAGCAGCGCCTGCGCCTGGAGCGCGAGAAGGCCGAACAGGAGCGCCGCGAACAGGAGCGCGTCGCCCTGGAGACGCAGCGCCGCCGCGCGGAGGAGCTGGCCCGCCAGGTCACCGTGCGCACCGTGGAGAAGCGCAACTTCCTGGTCAACTTCGTCCCCTTCGGCGCCGGCCAGTTCCAGCAGGGCCGCAACAGCATGGGCATCGTCTTCGCCGCCACCGAAGGCGCCCTGGCCGTCACCAGCATCATCGCGTTCTTCGCGTACGACTCGCTCTTCGAGGAGCGGTTCGTGAACCTCGACAACGTGCTGGACGAGGACGGCCGCGCGTCCATCCCGGTGCGCTTCATCCCCACGGATCGCGCGCGGCAGGCGGACACGTGGCAGCTCATCAAGCTCGCGTCCGCCACCGGCTTCTACACCGTCTACACCCTGGGCGTGGTGGACGCCGTCTACCACCACGAGGACCAGGTGGTGAGCAGCACCACCGTGGAGTCCCGCCCCGAACCGAAGCCTTCTCCCTCCGTCTCCCAGGCCGCGCCGCCGCGCATGCGGCTGTACTCCACCCGTGGTGGGCTGGGCGCCGGCTTCTCCCTCACGTTCTAGCCCCAGAAACTCCGCCCATGGCCAGCCTCACCGTCCGCACCCCCGATGGAAAGGTCCGCACGGTCTCCCTGCTCAAGCGCATCACCAGCCTGGGGCGGGGATCCGACAACGACGTGCCCCTGGAGGACGCCAGCGTTCCCGCCAGCGCCCTGCACGTCACCTTCGACGGCTCCCGCTATGAAGTGGGCAGCCTGGGCGCCACCTTCCACGTCAACGGCAAACGCCGTGACAACCACGCGCT comes from Corallococcus macrosporus and encodes:
- a CDS encoding tetratricopeptide repeat protein — protein: MSRGPLLLVALLVALLGPASARAQVPNGADPEVAALRSSFEYGKYAEVLERAGQRIDRGDLPEDDLVELHKLAGLSAFNLNKTDEAERHLRAVLRLDPDFSLDPFVVPPPAVAYFEDLKNQMSGEREFLRQEQRLRLEREKAEQERREQERVALETQRRRAEELARQVTVRTVEKRNFLVNFVPFGAGQFQQGRNSMGIVFAATEGALAVTSIIAFFAYDSLFEERFVNLDNVLDEDGRASIPVRFIPTDRARQADTWQLIKLASATGFYTVYTLGVVDAVYHHEDQVVSSTTVESRPEPKPSPSVSQAAPPRMRLYSTRGGLGAGFSLTF